TCGTTCCAATCGGATGAGAAATTCTTTTAAATGGAAGGGTTTGGGAATGAACTCGGCGGCCCCAAGTTCAAATCCACGAAGTCTTTCCTGGGCACCGGCCTGTGCCGTTAAAAATAGAAAGGGTAAGTCTTTTTCTTTAGATAAAAAATCTTCTGCCAATTGAAATCCATTTCCATCAGGGAGTCGTAAATCCAGGACAACCAAATCAAATTGGTTGGGGGAAAATAAACCTTCAGCTTCCGAAACCGTTTTTGCCCACTTAACTCGGTATCTGTCTTGTTCCAATCGTTCCTTTAAAGTTTCGCCGAGACCTTCATCATCTTCCACAAGTAAAATTCTTGGATTCATGTTACCTCTTTTAAAGTAAGTTTCACTTGGAAACCGGACAAAGTGTTCGGAAATTCGAGGGAGCCTTTCATTTTTTCGATTAATTTTTTTACGATATACAAACCAATTCCACTTCCGCTGGTTTTAGAATGTCGTAAAAAAGGTAAGGTGAGATTTTTTTTATTACCGCTAAATCCGCTGCCATCGTCCTCCAAAAGAAAAGAGATATACTTTTTTTCTTTTGCGATTGTGAGTTTGATCGTTTTTGCTTTTCCGTGTCGTTTGGCATTGTCACTTAAGTTTTTAAGCATGGCAAAAAAAGCTTTTTTATCTATATAAACTTTTGTTTCTTTTGGGATTAGAATATTCCAAGATAAGTCCGGTTCATGATGAGAATAGGATTCGCATAAGGAGGAAATAGTGAGTGGCTCCATGTACAAGGATTCTCCTTGCATAAGACTTGCTAAATAAAAAGCATTACCCATTTGAGACTCAATTCTTTGATTTTCTTTCCAAATCTTCTCTAATTTTTTTTTGAGTTCTGGATCTTTTGTATTTTCTAAAAGAACTTCGACTTGCAACTGTAAGCTGGAAATAGGAGTTTTCATCTCATGTGTGACTGTAGAAAAAAAATCGGAAATCAGTTTAGAACGTTTATGATCTCGATAAGATAAAACAGCTAAAGTCACACCACCTAGGGCCAACATGGAAAGAAAAAAGGATCCTTCTAATTGTAACATCCGATTGACACGGTTTAGTTCTACCTGTCGAGCCGCACTAATAGAAATCTCTGCGATGG
This genomic window from Leptospira bandrabouensis contains:
- a CDS encoding response regulator transcription factor, whose amino-acid sequence is MNPRILLVEDDEGLGETLKERLEQDRYRVKWAKTVSEAEGLFSPNQFDLVVLDLRLPDGNGFQLAEDFLSKEKDLPFLFLTAQAGAQERLRGFELGAAEFIPKPFHLKEFLIRLERVVAQTRPHFGQKWKMDQTEIHLDSFLVKKEDGSSFLLSKRDCALLALLLSDVQKVFSRSEILDYLVGEESFPTERTIDNAIVRLRDALGEESIRNVRGVGYQWVAEVFPLK
- a CDS encoding sensor histidine kinase, whose product is MFFSLAWLSLTFSLGVWWWILGFRQAKTIAEISISAARQVELNRVNRMLQLEGSFFLSMLALGGVTLAVLSYRDHKRSKLISDFFSTVTHEMKTPISSLQLQVEVLLENTKDPELKKKLEKIWKENQRIESQMGNAFYLASLMQGESLYMEPLTISSLCESYSHHEPDLSWNILIPKETKVYIDKKAFFAMLKNLSDNAKRHGKAKTIKLTIAKEKKYISFLLEDDGSGFSGNKKNLTLPFLRHSKTSGSGIGLYIVKKLIEKMKGSLEFPNTLSGFQVKLTLKEVT